A genomic stretch from Bradyrhizobium quebecense includes:
- a CDS encoding ethanolamine ammonia-lyase subunit EutB → MLYRHTIDATNYAFDDLRILLAKASPPRSGDRLAGIAADSAAEMIAARLALANVPLKQFLDEPVIPYEDDEVTRLILDSHDVAGFLPVSSLTVGGFRDWLLSDAATGDAINRISRGITPEMVAAVSKLMRNQDLILVAKKCEVTTRFRNTIGLRGRMSTRLQPNHPFDDAKGITASILDGLLLGSGDACIGINPASDDPNVIGTLLRLLDDVITRLGIPTQGCVLTHVTTTLGLIGQGLPVDLVFQSIAGTEAANRSFGVDLSLLREAREAGLSLRRSTVGDNVMYFETGQGSALSANAHHQVDQQTCEARAYAVARAFDPLLVNSVVGFIGPEYLYDGKEIIRAGLEDHFCGKLLGLPLGIDVCYTNHAEADQDDMDNLLTLLAAAGVNFIMGVPGADDVMLNYQSTSFHDALYVRDLFGLKRAPEFDDWLASVGLAGQDFRLVADAGQLPDLAARLLT, encoded by the coding sequence ATGCTCTATCGTCACACCATCGACGCCACCAATTATGCATTCGACGATCTGCGCATCCTGCTTGCCAAGGCCTCCCCGCCGCGGTCCGGCGACCGTTTGGCCGGCATCGCGGCCGACAGCGCCGCGGAGATGATCGCCGCGCGGCTGGCGCTTGCCAACGTTCCGCTGAAGCAATTCCTCGATGAGCCGGTCATCCCCTATGAGGACGACGAAGTCACCCGCCTGATCCTCGACAGCCACGACGTTGCCGGCTTCCTGCCGGTGTCGTCGCTCACCGTCGGCGGCTTCCGCGACTGGCTGCTGTCGGATGCCGCCACTGGAGACGCGATCAACAGGATCTCGCGCGGCATCACGCCGGAGATGGTGGCGGCAGTGTCGAAGCTGATGCGCAACCAGGATCTGATCCTGGTCGCGAAGAAATGCGAGGTGACGACCCGCTTCCGCAACACCATCGGCTTGCGCGGGCGAATGAGCACGCGGCTGCAGCCGAACCATCCGTTCGACGATGCCAAGGGCATCACCGCATCGATCCTCGACGGGCTGCTGCTCGGATCCGGCGACGCCTGCATCGGCATCAATCCGGCGAGCGACGATCCGAACGTCATCGGCACCCTGCTGCGGCTGCTGGACGACGTCATCACCCGGCTCGGGATTCCGACGCAAGGCTGCGTGCTGACCCATGTCACGACCACGCTCGGCCTGATCGGACAGGGGCTGCCGGTCGATCTCGTGTTCCAGTCGATCGCTGGCACCGAGGCGGCCAACCGCAGTTTCGGCGTCGACCTCTCGCTCCTCCGGGAGGCACGGGAAGCCGGGCTGTCGCTCCGCCGCAGCACGGTCGGCGACAATGTCATGTATTTCGAGACCGGGCAGGGCTCGGCCCTGTCGGCCAACGCCCATCACCAGGTCGACCAGCAGACCTGCGAGGCGCGGGCCTACGCGGTGGCGCGGGCGTTCGATCCGCTGCTCGTCAACAGCGTGGTCGGCTTCATCGGTCCCGAATACCTCTATGACGGCAAGGAAATCATCCGCGCCGGGCTCGAGGATCATTTCTGCGGCAAGCTGCTCGGCCTGCCGCTCGGGATCGACGTCTGCTACACCAACCACGCCGAGGCCGATCAGGACGACATGGACAATCTCCTGACGCTGCTTGCGGCCGCCGGCGTGAACTTCATCATGGGCGTGCCGGGCGCCGATGACGTGATGCTGAACTATCAGTCGACATCGTTTCACGATGCGCTCTACGTCCGCGACCTGTTCGGCCTGAAGCGGGCGCCCGAATTCGACGACTGGCTGGCGAGCGTGGGCCTTGCCGGGCAGGACTTCCGCCTCGTTGCCGATGCGGGGCAGCTGCCCGACCTCGCCGCCAGGCTCTTGACCTGA
- a CDS encoding B12-binding domain-containing radical SAM protein: protein MRAEGIKTARRILCVFPRYTSSFGTFEHAYPLTDGVKAFMPPQGLLLIAAYLPENWPVRFVDENLRPATTEDFEWADAVFVSGMHIQRQQMNDICRRAHDHDLVVAIGGPSVSACPDYYPSFDYLHVGELGDATNELIKRLEQDTRRPDEQVVLKTIDRLPMTDFPLPAYELAETKKYFLGSIQFSSGCPYQCEFCDIPGLYGRNPRLKSPQQIIAELDKLRACGATDTVYFVDDNFIGNRKAASELLPHLIEWQKRTGYVTRLACEATLNIAKRPEILEKMREAFFVTIFVGIETPDPDALKAMHKDQNMMVPILEGVRTINSFGMEVVSGIIMGLDTDKPQTADALLSFVEESRIPLLTINLLQALPKTPLWDRLEKAGRLVHDDGRDSNVEFLLPYEDVVSSWRKCMEIAYQPEKLFERYLHQCNYTYANRIKLPVSPEMKSWANIRRGLIMLRNIFWKVGVLGDYKRVFWKFALGRLKRGDIEGLISATLVAHHLITFARAASSGRQNASNYSIRLREASVPAE from the coding sequence ATGAGAGCTGAGGGCATAAAGACAGCACGGCGTATCCTCTGCGTCTTTCCGCGCTATACGTCGTCCTTTGGGACCTTCGAGCACGCCTACCCCCTGACCGACGGCGTCAAGGCGTTCATGCCGCCGCAGGGCTTGCTGCTGATCGCCGCATACCTCCCCGAGAACTGGCCGGTCCGTTTCGTCGACGAGAATCTGCGTCCGGCCACGACGGAGGATTTCGAGTGGGCGGACGCGGTGTTCGTCAGCGGTATGCACATCCAGCGCCAGCAGATGAACGATATCTGCCGCCGCGCGCATGACCATGATCTGGTGGTCGCGATCGGCGGCCCGTCGGTCAGTGCCTGTCCGGACTACTACCCCTCATTCGACTACCTTCATGTCGGCGAGCTCGGCGATGCGACGAATGAGCTGATCAAGCGTCTGGAGCAGGACACCAGGCGTCCGGACGAGCAGGTGGTGCTCAAGACCATCGACCGCCTGCCGATGACGGATTTTCCGCTGCCGGCCTATGAGCTCGCCGAAACCAAGAAGTACTTCCTCGGGAGCATCCAGTTTTCCTCGGGCTGCCCCTATCAGTGCGAGTTCTGCGACATCCCCGGGCTCTATGGCCGCAATCCGCGCCTGAAGTCGCCGCAGCAGATCATCGCCGAGCTCGACAAGCTGCGCGCCTGCGGCGCGACCGACACCGTCTATTTCGTCGACGACAACTTCATCGGCAACCGCAAGGCGGCGAGCGAGCTACTGCCGCATCTGATCGAGTGGCAGAAGCGGACCGGCTATGTCACGCGCCTCGCGTGCGAGGCGACGCTCAACATCGCCAAGCGGCCCGAGATCCTGGAGAAGATGCGCGAGGCCTTCTTCGTGACGATCTTCGTCGGCATCGAGACGCCCGATCCCGACGCGCTGAAGGCGATGCACAAGGATCAGAACATGATGGTTCCGATCCTGGAGGGCGTGCGCACCATCAACTCGTTCGGCATGGAGGTCGTCTCCGGCATCATCATGGGGCTCGATACCGACAAGCCCCAGACCGCTGACGCGCTGCTCTCGTTCGTCGAGGAGTCACGGATTCCGCTCCTCACCATCAACCTGCTGCAGGCGCTGCCGAAGACGCCGCTGTGGGATCGCCTCGAAAAGGCAGGAAGGCTGGTCCATGACGACGGCCGCGACTCCAATGTCGAGTTCCTGCTGCCCTACGAGGACGTGGTCAGTTCCTGGCGCAAATGCATGGAGATCGCCTACCAGCCCGAGAAGCTGTTCGAGCGCTACTTGCATCAATGCAACTACACCTATGCCAACCGCATCAAGCTGCCGGTCAGCCCGGAGATGAAGAGCTGGGCCAACATCCGGCGCGGCCTGATCATGCTTCGCAACATCTTCTGGAAGGTCGGCGTGCTCGGCGACTACAAGCGCGTGTTCTGGAAGTTTGCGCTCGGCCGGCTCAAGCGTGGCGACATCGAGGGGCTGATCTCGGCGACGCTGGTTGCGCATCATCTGATCACGTTTGCGCGTGCAGCCTCCAGCGGCCGGCAGAACGCCTCGAACTACTCGATCCGGCTGCGCGAGGCTTCCGTACCCGCCGAATGA
- the eutC gene encoding ethanolamine ammonia-lyase subunit EutC, with amino-acid sequence MTTPPAPSPPSLPDFRDLTPARVGLGRSGASLPTDALLSFTLDHARARDAVHAAFDVSGITAGLAGLGITPHEVSSQAPGRRDYLRRPDLGRMLDSASRRSLEGCGITACSCALVIGDGLSPTAVNVHAVELIRHLVPRLAADGVDTGAVIVASGARVALGDEIGAIIGARMLVMLIGERPGLSAPDSLGAYLTFAPRIGLTDADRNCISNIQRAGLSYPEAAFRISWLVREGLARRVTGVALKDESGGGSSQNALPGCDKSDT; translated from the coding sequence ATGACCACACCGCCGGCGCCATCGCCCCCGTCGCTTCCCGATTTTCGCGACCTCACGCCGGCGCGTGTCGGTCTCGGCCGGTCCGGAGCCAGCCTGCCGACTGATGCGCTGCTCTCGTTCACGCTCGACCACGCTCGGGCCCGCGACGCCGTTCACGCGGCCTTCGATGTCAGCGGCATTACGGCCGGTCTTGCCGGCCTTGGCATCACGCCGCACGAGGTGTCGAGCCAGGCGCCCGGCCGGCGCGACTATCTGCGCCGGCCCGATCTCGGACGCATGCTGGACTCCGCATCGCGACGGTCGCTGGAGGGGTGCGGCATCACCGCATGCTCCTGCGCCCTCGTGATCGGGGACGGCCTGTCGCCGACCGCGGTCAATGTGCACGCCGTCGAATTGATCCGGCACCTCGTGCCGCGGCTTGCGGCCGACGGAGTCGACACTGGTGCGGTGATCGTCGCGTCAGGCGCGCGCGTCGCGCTCGGTGACGAGATCGGCGCCATCATCGGCGCGCGCATGCTGGTGATGTTGATCGGCGAACGGCCCGGCCTGTCCGCGCCCGACAGCCTTGGCGCCTATCTCACCTTCGCGCCGCGGATCGGCCTCACCGATGCCGACCGCAACTGCATCTCCAACATCCAGCGCGCCGGGCTGAGTTATCCGGAAGCCGCATTCAGGATCTCGTGGCTTGTGCGCGAGGGACTGGCACGCCGGGTGACGGGGGTCGCGTTGAAAGATGAAAGCGGCGGTGGATCGTCACAGAATGCGCTACCGGGGTGTGACAAATCAGATACTTAA
- a CDS encoding efflux RND transporter permease subunit has translation MLEKNSESQVHVEKVEEPRSGPSIAFGIERLGLIPMRAPILSCIVLVLLLIGAVFGVHRIKIDDSLSQLFRSESKDYKQYEAVTKRFPATEFDVLVVVEGKTLLERDNLGKLRDMVTDLQLVEGVRGLVSLFSARQAPEPGKLPAALFPNELPEGAAYDKFVETVKSNEIIRGKLLSEDGTLALVVLSLEPEVVGSNKLSKVVGDIRKIMADDLSGSGLNAQLSGVPVMQLEIRNAVERDGLTYNILGILAGCVIAIIFFRKISFMVAAAFPPMIAILLALGGLGWANFNLNMFLNVMTPLIMVISFSDSMQLTFAARDRLIAGQDKFTAFKNAVLVVGPACVLTHGTAGISFIALQFSDSDLIRKFGEAGLAATIIALVAVLSLVPVFGILLVRNEKVFAVKFQSADAGVQALRNFCYWIAVRMVGRPGLFSLLALIVVGGLGIIYANLEPRYRLADQVPDKRQAVEASSRLDAKLTGANPVDVLIEFPKGQSLYSPETLKTIADVHAMVEDSAGVGNVWSLETLRRWLAEKAGSNDVATLKEYVSVIPEHLVRRFISKDQDAVVVSGRVPDLDSSQLLPVVNKLDHSLDKVRAEHPGYEIAVTGLSVIAARNSANMIEKLNRGLTVEFALVAIFIGLAFRSVVVMFSCILPGIFPVVLSGTVLWLLGEGLQFASVVALTVSFGLGLSATIHFLNRLRLETKPGVTPELAVERATVLVGPALILTTVVLACGLVVTVFSDLPSLRLFGWLSAFSMVAALVADLFILRPTSMFLINLSQRLRGKGGQPAPIEKA, from the coding sequence ATGCTCGAAAAGAACTCCGAAAGTCAGGTCCACGTCGAGAAGGTCGAAGAGCCGCGGTCGGGCCCCAGCATCGCGTTCGGGATCGAGCGTCTCGGCCTGATCCCGATGCGGGCGCCGATCCTGTCCTGCATCGTGCTCGTCCTGTTGTTGATCGGCGCGGTGTTCGGCGTGCATCGGATCAAGATCGACGACTCGCTGTCGCAGCTGTTCCGTTCCGAATCCAAGGACTACAAGCAATATGAGGCGGTGACCAAGCGCTTCCCGGCGACCGAGTTCGACGTCCTCGTCGTGGTCGAAGGCAAGACGCTGCTCGAGCGCGACAATCTCGGCAAGCTCCGTGACATGGTCACAGACCTGCAGCTCGTCGAGGGTGTGCGCGGTCTGGTGTCGCTGTTCTCCGCGCGCCAGGCGCCGGAGCCCGGCAAGCTGCCGGCGGCGCTGTTCCCCAATGAACTCCCCGAGGGCGCGGCCTACGACAAGTTCGTCGAGACCGTCAAAAGCAACGAAATCATCCGCGGCAAGCTGCTGTCGGAGGACGGCACGCTAGCGCTGGTCGTGCTGTCGCTCGAGCCGGAGGTGGTTGGCAGCAACAAGCTCAGCAAGGTGGTCGGCGACATCAGGAAGATCATGGCCGACGATCTCAGCGGCAGCGGGCTCAACGCCCAGCTGTCCGGCGTGCCGGTCATGCAGCTCGAGATCCGCAATGCGGTCGAGCGCGACGGCCTGACCTACAACATTCTCGGCATCCTCGCCGGCTGCGTCATCGCCATCATCTTCTTCCGCAAGATATCCTTCATGGTGGCGGCGGCGTTCCCGCCGATGATCGCGATCCTGCTCGCGCTCGGCGGCCTCGGCTGGGCCAATTTCAATCTCAACATGTTCCTCAACGTGATGACGCCGCTCATCATGGTGATCAGCTTCTCCGACTCGATGCAGCTGACATTCGCGGCGCGCGACCGGCTGATCGCGGGCCAGGACAAGTTCACCGCATTCAAGAACGCGGTGCTGGTGGTCGGCCCGGCCTGCGTGCTGACGCACGGCACGGCGGGCATTTCGTTCATCGCGCTACAGTTCTCGGATTCCGATCTGATCCGCAAATTCGGCGAGGCCGGGCTTGCGGCGACCATCATCGCGCTGGTCGCGGTGCTGTCGCTGGTGCCGGTGTTCGGCATCCTGCTGGTGCGCAACGAGAAGGTCTTTGCGGTCAAGTTCCAGAGCGCGGACGCCGGGGTGCAGGCGCTGCGCAATTTCTGCTACTGGATCGCGGTGCGGATGGTCGGCCGTCCCGGGCTGTTCAGCCTGCTCGCGCTGATCGTCGTCGGCGGCCTCGGCATCATCTACGCCAATCTCGAGCCGCGCTACCGGCTCGCCGACCAGGTGCCGGACAAGCGGCAGGCGGTGGAGGCGTCGAGCCGGCTCGACGCCAAGCTGACCGGCGCCAATCCAGTCGATGTGCTGATCGAATTCCCCAAGGGCCAATCGCTCTACTCGCCGGAGACGCTGAAGACGATCGCCGACGTTCACGCGATGGTCGAGGACAGCGCCGGCGTCGGCAACGTCTGGTCGCTGGAAACCCTGCGGCGCTGGCTCGCCGAGAAGGCCGGCAGCAACGATGTCGCGACGCTGAAGGAATATGTCAGCGTGATTCCCGAGCATCTCGTGCGCCGCTTCATCTCGAAGGATCAGGATGCCGTCGTGGTGTCGGGCCGCGTCCCGGATCTCGATTCGAGCCAGTTGCTTCCGGTGGTGAACAAGCTCGATCATTCGCTGGACAAGGTCCGCGCGGAGCATCCCGGCTACGAGATCGCGGTGACCGGCCTGTCGGTGATTGCCGCGCGCAACAGCGCCAACATGATCGAGAAGCTCAACCGCGGCCTCACCGTGGAGTTCGCGCTGGTCGCGATCTTCATCGGGCTCGCGTTCCGCTCGGTCGTGGTGATGTTCTCCTGCATCCTGCCCGGTATCTTCCCGGTGGTGCTGTCAGGCACGGTGCTGTGGCTGCTCGGGGAGGGGCTGCAATTCGCCAGCGTCGTGGCGTTGACCGTGTCGTTCGGCCTCGGCCTCAGCGCCACCATCCACTTCCTCAATCGCCTGCGGCTGGAGACCAAGCCCGGTGTCACGCCGGAGCTTGCGGTGGAGCGCGCCACGGTGCTGGTCGGCCCGGCGCTGATCCTGACTACGGTGGTGCTGGCCTGCGGCCTCGTCGTCACCGTGTTCTCCGACCTGCCGTCGCTGCGGCTGTTCGGCTGGCTCAGCGCGTTCTCGATGGTCGCGGCCTTGGTCGCGGACCTCTTCATCCTGCGGCCGACCTCGATGTTCCTGATCAACCTGTCGCAAAGGCTCCGCGGCAAGGGCGGGCAACCGGCGCCGATCGAGAAGGCTTGA
- the hpnC gene encoding squalene synthase HpnC: protein MTTASDLRSGKTHRDENFPVASWIIHPRHRALILAFYNFVRTADDIADHGTLPAEEKLRYLDLMEAELLGNGDSQKEAVSLRRAFAERGMPPRHALDVLVAFRLDVTKLRYENWDDVIDYCRYSAMPVGRFMLDVHGEDISTWAASDALCAALQINNHLQDCGKDYRNLNRVYLPRDALAATGATVEMLGEAKSQPALLKCLQALALRTAALLDQSKSLAAEVKDFRLGLEISVIQAFADKIVNLLKVRDPLSERVHLSPVELLLQSLGGVAGETARRAIGRRAVSKTAAGA, encoded by the coding sequence ATGACCACCGCGAGCGACCTGCGATCCGGAAAGACCCACCGCGACGAGAATTTTCCGGTCGCGTCGTGGATCATTCATCCGCGGCATCGTGCCCTGATCCTGGCCTTCTATAATTTCGTCCGCACCGCCGACGATATCGCCGATCACGGCACGCTGCCGGCCGAGGAGAAGCTGCGCTATCTCGACCTCATGGAGGCCGAGCTGCTCGGCAATGGCGATAGCCAGAAGGAAGCGGTCAGCCTGCGCCGCGCCTTCGCCGAGCGCGGCATGCCGCCGCGGCATGCGCTCGACGTGCTGGTGGCGTTCCGCCTCGACGTCACCAAGCTGCGCTACGAAAACTGGGACGACGTGATCGATTATTGCCGTTACTCGGCAATGCCGGTCGGGCGCTTCATGCTCGACGTGCATGGCGAGGATATTTCGACCTGGGCGGCGTCGGATGCGCTCTGCGCCGCATTGCAGATCAACAACCATCTGCAGGACTGCGGCAAGGACTACCGGAATCTGAACCGCGTCTATCTGCCGCGCGATGCGCTGGCCGCTACGGGTGCGACCGTCGAGATGCTCGGCGAGGCGAAATCGCAGCCGGCCCTGCTCAAATGCCTGCAGGCGCTCGCGCTGCGCACCGCGGCGCTGCTCGACCAGAGCAAGTCGCTCGCCGCCGAAGTGAAGGATTTCCGGCTCGGGCTCGAGATCTCGGTGATCCAGGCGTTCGCCGACAAGATCGTCAACCTGCTGAAGGTGCGCGACCCGCTCAGCGAGCGCGTGCATCTGAGCCCGGTCGAATTGCTGTTGCAGAGCCTTGGCGGCGTCGCCGGCGAGACCGCGCGGCGGGCGATCGGACGGCGTGCGGTCTCCAAGACGGCGGCAGGGGCATGA
- the hpnD gene encoding presqualene diphosphate synthase HpnD — protein MSAEAAANANYGSTASGSSFYAAMRILPHAQREAMFQIYSFCRQVDDIADSDGPRPERLAALQQWRDDIDALYAGHPPERLKDYVGSVKAFGLKREDFVAIVDGMEMDVPQDIRAPDLATLDLYCDRVASAVGRLSVRVFGLPEEDGIQLAYHLGRALQLTNILRDIDEDAGLGRLYLPREWLWHAGITNNDPARVTADRALPKVCAPLAERAKMHFQKSDEIMKRNSRRAVRAPRIMSKYYRAILDLLIARGFAAPREPVRVSKAAKIGILLRYAII, from the coding sequence ATGAGTGCTGAGGCGGCGGCCAACGCAAATTACGGAAGCACCGCGTCGGGCAGCTCGTTCTATGCCGCGATGCGCATCCTGCCGCACGCGCAGCGCGAGGCGATGTTCCAGATCTACAGCTTCTGCCGGCAGGTCGACGACATCGCCGATTCCGATGGTCCGCGGCCGGAGCGCCTGGCGGCCTTGCAGCAGTGGCGCGACGATATCGACGCGCTGTATGCGGGGCACCCGCCGGAGCGGCTGAAAGACTATGTCGGGTCGGTGAAGGCCTTCGGCCTGAAGCGCGAGGATTTCGTCGCGATCGTCGACGGCATGGAGATGGACGTGCCGCAGGACATCCGCGCGCCGGATCTTGCGACGCTCGACCTGTATTGCGATCGCGTCGCGAGCGCGGTCGGCCGGCTGTCGGTGCGCGTGTTCGGGCTGCCCGAGGAAGACGGCATCCAACTCGCCTACCATCTCGGCCGCGCGCTGCAGCTCACCAACATCCTGCGCGACATCGACGAGGATGCCGGTCTCGGCCGGCTCTATCTGCCGCGCGAATGGCTCTGGCATGCCGGCATCACCAACAACGACCCGGCCCGCGTCACTGCCGACCGCGCGCTACCGAAAGTCTGCGCGCCGCTTGCCGAGCGCGCCAAGATGCACTTCCAGAAGTCCGACGAGATCATGAAGCGCAATTCGCGCCGCGCCGTGCGCGCGCCGCGGATCATGTCGAAATACTACCGCGCGATCCTCGATCTTTTAATCGCGCGCGGCTTCGCCGCTCCGCGTGAGCCGGTGCGTGTGTCCAAGGCCGCCAAGATCGGCATTCTTCTTCGTTACGCGATCATCTGA
- the hpnE gene encoding hydroxysqualene dehydroxylase HpnE has translation MQKTVHIIGAGISGLSAAVRLANGGYKVAVHEATQQAGGRCRSYFDAATNLTIDNGNHLLLSGNRHALSYARSIGTEAGLVGPARAQFPFVDLASGQRWQLDLGDSRLPLWVFDEARRVPDTSLRDYLALAPLAWAGTEALVGNTIPCKGTLYDRLVQPLLLAALNVDPPEGSAGLAGAIVRETLLAGGQACRPLIARDGLSSVLIEPAVKLLQERGHSVQFSHELRTLGMSGDRISELDFGGGDKITLAADDAVVLAVPPRAAATLLPGLKTPTKFRAIVNAHFRVDPPRDAAPILGVVGGLVEWLFAFPQRLSVTISNGDRLVDMPREELAQAIWRDICKASGVSGDLPPWQIVRERRATFEATPEQNALRPGPTTAQKNLFLAGDWTATGLPATIEGSVRSGDRAADLVLARR, from the coding sequence ATGCAAAAGACCGTTCATATCATCGGTGCCGGTATTTCCGGCCTCTCCGCGGCCGTGCGGCTCGCCAATGGCGGCTACAAGGTTGCCGTCCACGAGGCGACGCAGCAGGCCGGTGGCCGCTGCCGCTCTTATTTCGACGCCGCCACCAATCTCACCATCGACAACGGCAACCATCTGCTGCTGTCGGGCAACCGCCATGCGCTGAGCTACGCGCGTTCGATCGGCACCGAGGCGGGTCTCGTGGGACCTGCGCGCGCGCAGTTTCCGTTCGTCGACCTGGCCTCCGGCCAGCGCTGGCAGCTCGACCTCGGCGATTCCCGCCTGCCGCTGTGGGTGTTCGACGAGGCGCGCCGCGTCCCGGACACCAGCCTGCGCGATTATCTCGCATTGGCGCCGCTGGCCTGGGCCGGCACCGAGGCGCTGGTCGGCAACACGATTCCCTGCAAGGGCACGCTGTATGACCGCCTGGTGCAGCCGCTGCTGCTCGCCGCACTGAACGTCGATCCGCCGGAGGGCTCGGCCGGGCTTGCCGGCGCCATCGTGCGCGAGACGCTGCTCGCCGGCGGGCAGGCCTGCCGTCCGCTGATCGCGCGCGACGGCCTGAGCTCGGTACTGATCGAGCCGGCCGTGAAGCTGCTGCAGGAGCGGGGCCATAGCGTCCAGTTCAGTCACGAATTGCGTACGCTTGGCATGTCGGGTGATCGCATCAGCGAGCTCGACTTCGGCGGTGGCGACAAGATCACGCTGGCCGCCGACGATGCCGTCGTGCTCGCGGTGCCGCCGCGCGCCGCGGCAACGCTGCTGCCCGGCCTGAAAACCCCGACCAAATTCCGCGCCATTGTGAATGCGCATTTCCGCGTCGATCCGCCGCGCGACGCCGCGCCCATTCTCGGCGTGGTCGGCGGCCTCGTGGAATGGCTGTTCGCATTCCCGCAGCGGCTGTCGGTGACGATCAGCAACGGCGACCGCCTGGTCGACATGCCGCGCGAGGAGCTCGCGCAGGCGATCTGGCGGGACATCTGCAAGGCATCCGGCGTTTCCGGCGACTTGCCGCCGTGGCAGATCGTGCGCGAGCGCCGCGCCACATTTGAGGCGACGCCGGAGCAGAACGCCCTGCGTCCGGGGCCCACGACGGCGCAAAAAAACCTGTTCCTTGCCGGCGACTGGACTGCTACCGGGTTGCCGGCAACCATCGAGGGGTCGGTGCGGTCGGGTGATCGCGCCGCAGATCTGGTTCTGGCCAGGCGTTAA